AAAAGGTCTAGCCGAGATAACCACAAATGTGTGTAGTGGGAATATCGCGCACGATCAGTCCCCTCGAACGAATATAGGTCTATAGGTCTGACGTGGCGATGAACAAAAATAGGCGCGATTGATTCTGTGGGTACTACTGATACAAAAATATACTATGGCGTGTAGCTTCTGCTACTATCTAGAAGTCCATCATCGCCCAGAGGCTAGAGCTGCTAGCGAAAGCAAAGCTGTACATCATTCTGTGCCTTCAAAATGTCCTCCAAGACGTGTGTTGACGAGGTTGGAGGTGATAAGGAGAAGGCATGGGTTCAGTGGATATAACTTAGGAGTTTCAGAGGCATTTGTGTATTAAAGAAAAGTATGGATTGGAGGAAAGTACAGTATCCAAAACAGTCGGTGGTTGTTGCAGCTTGAAAGttttttgttgccaatttgcCAAAAATGTAGAGGGCGCTTACTGTTAGTCAGGTGACCATCACCCACGGCGCACATTTTACTTCACATTGCATTGGTCCGAGATGTCTCTAACGACATTGAGGCGAGTTGCCCAGTGTGGTCTTACGAGGAATATAGTCCCATCAACTAGCTCCGGATTAGCATGTCCTATTCGCCATGGTAAGACAATTTTGCATACGGTCGCACATTTGGAGTAACGAGGGAATAATAGCGTCCACCGCTGAACAAATTAAAAAGCGCTTATACGATTCTTCTGTCCTGCGACTTCCTATGCCTACCAGAGACGTGGAAACTCTGAACAGAAGATTACAGTTTCGCCTGAACGACAGGAATATTGTCGGGATTGTCCGCCTATGGACCACCGCTATCGAGAATGGCGTTCGACCCAATGCTGTGTCGTATGATACCATGTTGAAAGTAATCGCTTCATACGGGCTGTTTGACTTGACTGTCAAAATCTTCGAGGATATGTTGAAGATGAAAGTAGGAGATAAACAACAGGGACTTAACTATGTACTCGAGGTAAGTTTGATTTGTTTCGGGTTCTTCACCTACTCCTCACTGACGATTCGTCAAGTCAGCAGCCGCAGACCCCTCGCTCGAGGCGAAAGCATTTAAAATGTTTGAAGAGCACGGGTGCTCGTGGAATGAAATCACATATCAGCATATTCTCGAAGCTCTCGCACGACGAGAAAATGTCGAAATGGCTGTCCAAGTTCTCAGCGAGATGTTTGAAAAGGCATTACTCCTAATGTGCAGAGCATACAGACTGTGATATGTCTTGCTGCTCAGATGGGAATGCCGCAATTTGCGATGGAAATGGCGATCAAGGCGGAACGGTTTCCGGGTGTTAATACGGACCAGGTCAGGATGGCAGTATTGATGTCTGGGGCCGAAACCATGAACGTGAGCACATTGGTTCTAGAGCTTTTGGATTTTTTCAACTAAGTTTCGTACAGGCAAATGTCGTTCAAAAAGCATGGGATTATATTCGGCGAACAAGATGTCCACCAACGGAGCCTCTATGTGTTGAGATCCTCAATACGGCTGCTCGCCATGGCCTACCCGAACTTGCTCGCTCCGTCTTGGAATACCTTCAAGAATCATCTCAAGAAATCCAAGAGCACCATTTAGCGGCTGTTATTGGCTCCTACGCTGTAGCTGGGCAAATTCGCGACGCTTACTTGGCTTTAGATCTTTTCAAAGATCATCGAGTCAAGTTTCTCCCAGAAAGTGTCTCGGGTCTGGTCGAAGTCATCGACAGGTCTTCCGAAACCTTGGACAACGCATGGGACGTTCTAACTCAGCTACCTCGACCCGTCAACATCGAAGCTGTCAATACGACCATTGAAGCTGCTACCAACCTGTCAGATATGCAGCGCGCAATTGGCATCTATAAAGAGCTCCCGGACCTGGAGGTGTCGCCCGATGCACAAACGTTTGATATCCTTCTAGGAGGGTGTCTCTCGATATCGCATGCTGAGCTCGGCGAACGATTATACCAAGATATGCTCTCCAACCAAATCCGACCAACCCTGCAAACCTACTCTCGCCTTATTCTGCTTGCCTTGACGCAAGAAACCTACGAGTCCGCATTTAGCCGTCTGGAGGAAATCAAGGGAAGGAATATGATTCCTCCTCAACGAGTGTACGAAGCGCTCGTGCAGAGGTGCGTAGAAGAGGGTGATCCGAGAGCAGAATTGGCATTGGAGGATATGGAGATATGCGGATATCGGGTGTCTACAGGATTGAGAGATTACTTGCTCAAGAGCCAGAAGAAGCAGGATACCGCTAATGAGGCTATGGCTTGGGTTAAATCTGTATCGAGTTAAGCGAGTTGCAATCAAAATTTGAGATTGATTATGGGGATTCGGGTCTATTGTAAGTTGCAGTTTTGTTCTGGGGAATAAATGAACAGTTTTCGTTGAGAATGATAATACTTATAAACGACTTGACACAGGCGCCGGTACTTCAGGCTGTCTGTTGTAGCGATCGGATCTGGATTGAAGGACTCTAGATGGCATGTAAAAAACTAATATGGAATATTTTTATAAATTGAAGAATCCGAATGACAGTTAATAGCGCGAAGGTATGCATGAATAGTAGAGAGTATGATCAGCTGTCTAGTTTTGATTGTGCTTTTAGTTGCTATTTTCCGTGGCTAGTGACAACTTAATATATAGGTTGTATTGGATGCATTTGATATTAAACAGTGATTTTACACCCTGTTCTCCAGCTGGGGATTGTGCATAATTTCATGTACCTAGGACCAGCAATCGATTTTCATAGCTTGATAATTTAGCTAAAAGAGATATGGCCAAATGCATTTAGGGTAGATTTTCGCAAGGCATGAAGTGCCCAGGGGGTCCTTTCTAGGTTGACCACAATATTTACATGTGACCCATAGTACGATGCATATGTACATAGTAATGCGTGTTATAATTATACTGCCTATATAAGTGTACAAATGCGAAATGTTATGAGTTAAGCAACTTAGCTAGAAGTATTATGTCCTTCTTTGGAAGCTATATGCGGGCTCAGACATGTATGCTATAATACCAGAGGCCTTGAGGGCTAATATATAGTTGTTCAGTGTCAGGGGTTTCAAATCTGAGATCGGAAGCTTAGGGGATATCCTCAATTGTTTGTTGAAGACCTTCTCGAGAACATCAGTAAAGTTCCTGTCTGTATACTCTCGAGGTAACGATGAATGACGAGTTTGGCCGAGCACCGAGCTCATACAGATTCACTTCTTAATCATGGTACCACGAGCAAATCTATTTACCGTAGAAACAAAAAAGTTACTTTGATACCACGAAAAAAGGACGCGGTCCATGTAAGTACAACCAGACACAGCTTGGGCATGAACGATTGCACCTATTAGGGCCGGGCCCCATTTCCTGGCATGTGTCGCTGACAAAAACTTGAAGTTGGCCCGAGTGCCATATCGATATTTGATACAAAGTTTATGTCGTCCTCAGGATTCTTCAACGGACCAAGCGTTCTCTTTCATGATTCTTTCCTTCTCGACAATATATTTCCCTTTTCTGGAAGTTGAGTGGAGCTCTAAATAACGCAATCAGGAACAAACCTTCTTTATACTTTTGTGAGAGTTCGTGGGCCTTTAAGTATGTCCAGCCTACCGTAGTCCCGCATCCAATGCAGTATATATCAGCCACAGTATGATAACCTGTTCTaaggatgtcatcaataCAGGTGATATGGTATGCTATGTAAGGAAGCCTCACAAAAGTTGTCTCCCTTCCGACTTTCCTATCTTCACATTGATGACTGAGTGCATTAGGCTACATGGCGGCGATTAAGTAAAGTGAAACAGAGTTTGCGATAGGCGCTTACTAGGCAGCTCCTTCACGGCCAGAGAAAGACTTGGAGACCAGTTCATCCTGGAGAGCCTGGTATGTATCTTGTTTAATGAGCTTTTGAGAGTTGGTTTAGTGAGCTTACCAAAGGGGCAGAGCATTTTAGGCAACAATAACATGGCCGGTCATTGAAAATCGAGACTACTTCCGTCGGATCGGTGTTGGCATTGACTATAGTCCTCCTGCTGGGCATGTCCGCACCTAGTTTTACAAGAGATGTATCGTTGTAGTCCGCAAGTAATCTAGAAGCTAAAAACAAACAAGCAAAGCTACATCGAAGGCAAGCACAAGTAGCCGAACTGGGAGACGTTGGTGGTGGAGCGGGCTAATTTCCCAGAAAGCATTAGCGCCCGTGTGCACGTGAGTGTGGCATAGCCATCAGGATCATCCTATCTCCAATCTTGGCTTCTTACTCTGCTAGACTTTCGGTGGAACTACTTTGGAATTCTACAGTATCGGAACTTGGATATTGTGGATTAATTTACTTTACTCCTCAGCTATCGAATTTGTATTTTATATATTTGGTGGGCTTCCGGAAAGACGAGGAGCGCGAGATTGACACGTAACCAAACAGCACCTGGGCTCTATTTTACCCGACTGGTCAGCACCTGAACTTGACGGTTACCATGGACTATCTGCGAAGTTTGGGCTCTGCTGCGGCATCCTCTCTGATACAAAAGTCTGGACTTACGTTACCATTCTCGCTGGGTGACCGAGTAGCTGCTTATGGAGATCCAATCTGGACACTTTATGACGCGACGAAAAGGGCAAGTGGAAAAATAAGACCCGCCCAAACATGTCAATAATTGTCAAATAGGATGATTCGAGCCCTGTTTCTGTATTCGCTTTCGATGCTAGCGATCCCCAGCGTCGTGACCTCTTGCCACTGGCCAAGAATGCTCTAAGGAAACTTCGTACCACACGACACCCCGATATTCTGAAATTTATTGATGTTGTTGAAACCGACTCGAGTATACATATTGTAACGGAACGTGTGCAACCACTCTGGGCCGCTCTCGAACGATGGAGTTCTAAGCCCGCCAAATCCCGAGAGGAATGGTTGACGTGGGGATTACATCGGATCTCGGTGTGTTAAAATGAACAACCTGATATGCGTCTCCTTGAAAGATTTTCGACCATAGGTCGCATCAGCTTTTATCAATGATGCTTGTCATTCGTCGCATGGAATGATTCGAGTAGAGTCAGTTTTCATATCGCCTTCAGGTGAATGGCGACTAGGCGGACTCGATGTAATGAGCAATCCTACCGATGCTGCAGCGGTGCTCTATGTACGCACCTTATTGTTCAGCTCTCTATGCTCTCCTAACCTTTATTCCTAGTCCATGGGCGAGCGAAGCCGTGCATACAAGTGTCCAGAGGTACACAAAGGCGGGTGGAGTAGTTTGAAAGAGTAAGATTAACGCACCATTTTATGTTCCTACTGTTTATATCATCTCCAGATTGCCCGTATCAACCACAGACAGCTATTCGCTCGGTATTCTTATTCACACTGTGTTCAATGTCAAGGATTCTTCACACGACCCTCTACCCGCTACAGCTAATCCACCTCATCCCGCCCCCAATCCTTCGGCCAAAGGAGCAATACCCAATAGCATATTCCCTCACTACAAAAAATTACTTAACCCCACCCCAGCTGCACGCCTTTCTCCTTCTGCTTTCCTAAACCTTGGAACAGCCCCGGGTTCTTTCTTTTCAGAGAATCCACTTTTCCGTATATGTGAGGCTCTAGAAGGATTCGCGTTATCCAACGAAGCGAGAAAACTTCTTTATTGAGGTGAGAGTTGTTTGTTGCCCACAACGCAAGTTACTCATTCTCGCAAAGGACTATCAAGGATTCGACAGCATCGTTTCCTCCCGAATTCACACAACACAAGATTCTTCCTGTACTACTTACCTCTCTGGGCCATGGCGGCACATCCGCTGGTGCTATCCTACCCGTAGTGCTCGCGCTAGGAAAAGACCTACCACCTGCAGAATATACTGCTACCATAGTCGGTCCTGTTGTGAATCTTTTTGCAACTCCTGATCGCGGTACCCGAATGGCGCTTTTGGACGGACTTCCCGAGTTTGCTGATAAACTCGACAAGAATACGGTTGTAAACAAAGTCTGGCCTCATCTGGTAAGGTTTTGTTTCAGAATACACGATCCATAGCAATTATTTACTCAGTTTGCTCGCATAGCAAACCGGATTTGGTGATACAGTTGCAGTGATTAGGGAAGCTACTGTGCGATCAATCATTTTGATTTCAGGAAAGGTACGGAACTCTGTTCGGCTCAGACAACACTTAATTCACGCAATTCGATCATGAAGCTCTCCGATCGCATTCTGAACAACGACCTACTACGACATTTGGCCAAAGCCCAACTGGATTCGGAGCCTTCTATCCGAACCAATACATGTATACTGATAGGTCGACTCGCGCCATCTCTTGGTCCGAATACAAAAAGCAAAGTCCTCGTCCCAGCGTTCTCTCGTGCCATCAAAGACGGGTTTGTTCATGCCCGCGTTGCTGGCTTGATGGCTATGATGGCTAGCATTGATTGCTTCAGTGCGGAGGACATTGCTACAAAGGTTTTACCTGCTATTACTGGGACGTTGTGGATCGCGAGAAGCTAGTACGGGACCAGGCATTCCGTGCTATGGACCTATTTGTCAAACGAGTTGAAGCGCACGCAGCTCAAATGGTCAGTATGATTTTGTCAGACCATTGGGAACTCATTGTAAAACTCTGCGATGTAGCCTGAAACAGCACCTGAAGAAGTTCAATCGATCATTGGAGGACTGCCGCTTGGAGCTACTTCCGGAGGCACACCAGCTGCGGGTGGTACATCTGCTGCGCTGGTCACCTCGGCTGCTGGCGCTGCCGGTGCGTTGGCCGGATGGGCCATTAGTTCATTAGGACGCAAGGTATGTCTCGGGTGTTGATGATCTTGGACGCAATCACTAAGTTATTTATTTAGCTCGCAGCCTCTGAGGCACAAGGTTCGCTATCAAACGCGCCTAGCGCGGATCGTCCTGTGTCAGCGCCACTCGAACCACTGGGTACGCCCATAATTTCAGCGCTACCCTCCCCTGCAGCATCTATCCCTACGGTTCCGTCCCACGGGAAAGGAATGCAATTAGGTACAAAGACTGCCGCGAAGCAGTTATTAAACGAGGATGATTCATGGGGCGCGGACGCTGGTGCCACAGATGTCGCAAATGCTTGGGGAGATGACGACCTTATGGACGTGAATGCGGATGCAGATGATTGGGGTACGGAAGAATATCTTCAATTATTGATCAATATACTGACACGTATAAAGGAGCGTTCGAAGCGGCTGCGCCCGAGCCCATAGCTCCTAAACCAGTTTTACCAGCTTCCGCTATGCCAGCGCGTGCCAGGGCAGCGCCGACCCCTACTCGCACCAATACGCTCTCGCCTCCGCAGACAAAACCACGAACTTCTTCTCCCCTCGCATCGCCCGCTGTCAAGACCACCGAGACATGGGGATCTTTTGAGCAAGAATCACCCTCTACACCAGAGAAAGTGGAACCAGCAAAGAATATGAGCTTGGCTGGATTGAGCAAGGAGAAAAGGCAGCGGAAATGGCAAGGAGAAGGGAGGAACGAAAACAGGTAAGGTGGCGTTTGCTCTGATGAAGAGATTTTGTTCTAACATGACACAGAAAATTGCCCAGATGAAGGCCAGAAACAGGGTTAGATTCGGATACTCACTATTGTTCTTACACTCCTATACCATTCTAGTTTGTTGGGGAATTTTACAATACATTCTGCCATCTCGCCCAGTAATACACAATAGATAAATAGCCCTCCCGTCGTATTACTCAGGTTTCGGGCGCTGGCTCTGCTTCGGAGCTATTCACCTCTATACGAACTAGTCTAGGCACAGTCTCCACTCCTGCGTCGTCCGGACGCTGTGCATCTGGATCTTGTCCGCTGCCTTGACCTGCTGAAGCTTCATAGAGGTATTGTTGGCTTGATTAGTGGTATTATTTAGATAGCAATGCGTACCAGCCAATCCAATAATTCGCCACACATTAGGCCAATTAGAGAGGACAGAGCCAATTGCTGGTGGATGGATAGTCAGGTTGATTTGAAGCTCATAACTAACTCGGTGCACGCACCAACCCCGCCATCTGCCATTAGATCAGTCCTATTTGCAATGTCTCTAATTGCTGTACCATGAGCTCGCTTGCAGCGTTGAGAGCTGATACCCCTTCATACTCGGCtttcttgtctatatatctTTGCTGTGCGACAGAAGATCCCTGGCCAGAGGCAATGGTTGACTGACGAGGCTGACCAAGAGAGGACATTCGATTCATGGCTTCAAGTCTCCAATATTAGATGCGTTTCAATCAAAAGTAGTTTCACTAGCCAGTCGCGTTGTGGTCAGGACGGGACGCGGACGTATGATGATGTAAGTCGACCAAGCACAACACAACACGTAGTTGATGACCGAAAATAGCAAGCTGCCTTCATTAAGCCTTCATCacactttttttttattgAAGTGTTCAGGAAATGGTCAACCCCAGACATGACCCATATCTTACCAAGGAATCGTTAGACAACCTCCGGTGGGACTCGACTCGCTGTGACACTGTTCTTTGTTTGACACATTGAATGAAATGCTAGGTTCTACCGGTATTCGGGCATCGATAAATCTCCTATAACGAAATATGGTATGCTCTGGTGAATATGCAGAACCATTAACACTAACACCATTTACATTAGCTGCGTCATGTAGCCAAGTTGCATATGATCGGGGGAGACAACTGACTCGGTGCTACTCCGATACTAGGGTGGGACCATGCGGCGACATACTTTCCCAGTTGGATGGCACCCAATCTCATCACACTCTCCGGATTGTCTTTTGTAATTATCAAGTAAGTATCAATTAATTTCATATACCTGCACTACCTCACACTCTTCCCAAGCGTCGCTTGCATTGCACTATATGAACCAGACCTGAAAACACCCGGACCAACCTGGCTGTACTTATCATTTGCTCTGGGACTATTTATGTACCAAACCTTTGACAGTAAGACTCAAAATCGCTCGCTTTCGGAATGAAGTTGATTATTATGAATAGATGTTGATGGAAGGCAGGCCCGAAAAACTGGGACATCTTCCGCTTTAGGCAAGCCATTCAACTAACAAACGGGAACATGACTTATCGCGAATGAAGGCCATGTTTTTGACCACGGTATTGACACTTTAAATTGTCCTTTGGGCGGTCTTGTCCAGGTGGCTTCCCTTGGGTTGGGTCACTCGATAAACGGCGCGTTCTTCGTGCTTGTTGGATGCGTACCAATGTGGTTGGTAAGCTCACATATCTTCTATCTACGTATTCTCGCTAACAAAATCAGAGCACCTGGGAAGGTAGGTCCCTCGTGTGTATGGTAATCAAACGCCTAATTCATCCTATCGTGAATAGAATACTACACTGTAAGCTCTGCGATTAACATAAGACATATGGATTGAATTGATACACTATGCTAAAGGGAACTTTATATCTCGGCTACATCAACGGTAGGCCAAATCATTGCTACTTGCTGCTTGCTGCTTGCCTTCTTATTTATCAACTAATAGGACCACGGAAGGCATTCTGATAGCCATTGGAGTCCATCTCATATCTGCGTTCTTCGGTTAGAGGATGGATGATGCCATCGTTTCTATAACTATTCCTATCTAACTTTCAGGCCCCGGGTTCTGGCATAACGCAGTCGACCTTCCCGGATTTATCCCATGGCTTTCCCGACCGGTCACTCTGATCGAATGCTTCAATGTTATAGTTCTACTCGCTGTCTTTGTTGTACATGCTCCAGTCTGGTAAGCCCCTAGAATCAACCCGAGGAGCTCATTCCTCAGCGAACCTAATAGTTTCATGAACGTCATGCGGCATGTAAATCCAAAGGCATCTCGTTCATATCCGCTATTAGCCAGAACCTTTCTTTTGGAATTTATGTTTGCTTGTGCTGGCTCTGGGTTGCATCGCCCTACTCAGCCTTACTGTCTCCCATGGCCGTCTCTGCACCCCTCCACGGTGGCTTGATCGAGTTTACCCTCCTCGTGGTTTGCACCTTTGGAAGGATGCTGCCTCGTGTTATTATAGCATACTCACtcgcggtccctttcctgcACTCTGCCCTCCGTGGTTCTACCGCTTCTCGGAGGTGTGTAATTGCAAACTTGGTCGATTCGGGTGGTAAGTACAATAGCCCATTATCATTTTGAGGGACCTCTCAGCTTGACTCGGCATTATCCTAGGCATATTTCTCCAGCTCTTGAAATATGGTACACTCACGCTGCCTTGGTTTATCGTTTATCTCATGGCAGTCTGGGCTGTGATTGCATGCCTAAGGTTTGCTGAAACACTAGGAGTCAACTGCCTTACAATCAAGCCAAAGAAATCATAGAGGTTTATCCTTTCCATAAGCGTATACCAGTGTCTACCTGCTATATTCCATGTATGCGAATCACTCTATAATATATACAAGGTCATGCGTGTGTAACGTGTGATATTATATCTTGTGTGAATGAGATTGATGAGCCGTTTATATGTCTAAACCACCGCTCCAGGCTTCTTCGGGAGGGTTTCTCTTAACTATGACCACTCCTTTCTCGTCCATCTCGGCACCTTCGTCAGAGGCCTCTACCTTTGCCGCATGTAACTCTTTAACAACACCGTACTTATCCCGAGTGTATCCTGTAAGTAAAAGCGTTCAATATTGTGTCATCTCAGCCCATCCTCTCAATTACCTGGGGGATCCATATCCACGGGGCATCCTTGTATGTGTTCGGGTGATCAAACGCAAATTCGTCCAAGTCAGAATCATCCTCAGAGCTAGAATTTCCAGCGATACTTGATTTTTGCGCAGGAGCTGCTGGAGCAATTTGTATCCTATCTTTGTCCGATTTCTTCGATTTATTGGACTTTTGGACCTGGCCGAGTCCTGAGTATTTGAACGCGTCAAGAGTTTTGGGGTTCCCAATCGAGGGCCGAATCGGGGATCCTGCTCGTGCCGGGCTCTCCTGCTGGCGCTGGAGGAGCGAACCCTGTGTCCTTGTCCTGCTTGGGTTTTGTGGGTAGTTTGAGTTTCTTATTTACTTTCGGCGGATCAAAGTCTGAAGGCCTAGGTGTCTATCAGCATAGGTACAATGGTAAAGCAGAACGCAACGTACGATCTCTCTTGAAAAGATCCATCTCCTCGTCTTCTATATCACTCGTAACGGCATGTGCAGGGCCTTGGCTTGTCTTTGATGACGGCGTTGTCTGTCTTGCAGTGATTTTGTTGCAATGGACATAGGCAGGAAATTCGTGATTGCTTCATAAAGCAAACGTAAATCGCCGGTATAATGCTTAAGGATAAAAAGGTGCTTACGATCGAACGATTGCGCAACAGGATCTGGACTCCAATGGTGATAACGAGCAAGATAACCATGAAGATTCCCAGACTAGCGACGAGGTTTTACGAGCATCCAGGAAGAATAACCCAGCCAAACAAAGCTGCTCGATGTACAGTCCGACGACTACGGGATATTTAGCTGTCAAAATTGGCTTATGACGAGAAACTTACAGAGATTTGAGACAATAAGCGGAAACTAGGAACCAGCGTCAGCACAAATAAAACATTGATACCTTCACTTACGTATAACCCTCCAGTTTCTTGAGGCTCAGGTTGGTCGTAAACCCAAAGGAACACTATGGTCGATTGTTTAGTTAAATCCTCACATCTTTTGCGATGACTTACAGAACTTCCAAGCAATATAATATAAAGCAAACGCGAGTAAGGCCAAGCCACTATGACTGGCGCAATTACCTAGGTAACAATCAGCATGGTTTTTTGTAGGACACAAGCGTGTGGCTCACTGAATAAGCGAAAGCAATTGTGCACAAAAGTGACATCTTGGGAGTAGGACCCGAAATCGGCCTGATTTGTGAGTAAGCACCATATATGCTGGCAACAGTGCGAGATAATAGCTCACCTGTGGCATCATAAAGGTGATTTCGAATGATTGCTAGGTGTGCTTCCGAATAGGTATTTCTTCACGACGTGGATGACCAAAGGCCCACTGAGCGAGCGCGGACGCACTACCGGCCAGACCGTTGGCCACAATATAAGTAAGAAAGAATATAGATGCGTTTGGCAGGTTTGTCGCCAGTAGTTCTACAGCTTTGGATGGCTGCTCTAGGATCTGGAAATATCTAATTAGTAACCAGATGGCGTCAAAGTCGACCCCACTTACAGGTACGATTGTCGAGATGATTCCGGAAGCGAGCGTTATAGTCAAAATCCATGGCTTGATCAATCAATCAGTAGTTGTTCCTTACACTGAAAGCGCCACTCACACGACCAAAAACAAATAGTACCGTTTATACAGACTGATGGAAACTAAAGAATGACGGGGGATGCACTCGAAAACGGCCATGGCTTCGTTGTTTTAGCGGGCCATCATAATAAATCGTTATTTGACTCACCACGGAGGTAAATCGGTAATAACAGAAACAAAATGGCTATAACGGCTGGCGGTAATACACCTTGTATGATACCCTGTACAACGTCAGGCACTGAGATATCACCCTTATTAAATACTGCTCCGCATCAAAACTGCAATATACTCACAGCGACAAACCCATTCCAACCACTTGGCCTTGGCACATAGTTGATCAACGTTGATAGAAAACCTATATACACATTAGGAAGAACTTAACAAAGCAACGCAATGCAGCCTACCCGCAAATGTTGTTGGGATAAACCACTATTTCCAGTGTCAGATTAATGGGCATACTTATGTGTCTATTCATACCAAAGCAATCACGGCGAATGTCAGAAGCCAGGACAAGACGTAACGCGATCGAACCTCGTAAGCTCCCTGTGTTCGTCAGTATACGATTCATAGCCTCGCTTGAACCACGTACGTCGTCGATGTTATCCCAAATAATATCATCAGGTGCAACTTCAACCCATTTTTGGGACATCTTAAGGGGCTCATGGTAGCTTACgcattggccaagacatGGGCACCCATTTGGAGATTGCACTGGATAAATGCACTTCCATGGGGCTTACATTCCGGTAATCCTTTCGCTTCTCGTTGATCTCATCGTTCAGGCGGGCTATCTCCGTCTGAAACTGGGTCAATCGCCAACCGCCACGATTTGGATCGATGTACAAACCTTGCACCAATCGAACGTGTCCAC
The window above is part of the Rhizoctonia solani chromosome 7, complete sequence genome. Proteins encoded here:
- a CDS encoding pentatricopeptide repeat-containing protein 5, mitochondrial, with the translated sequence MPTRDVETLNRRLQFRLNDRNIVGIVRLWTTAIENGVRPNAVSYDTMLKVIASYGLFDLTVKIFEDMLKMKVGDKQQGLNYVLESAAADPSLEAKAFKMFEEHGCSWNEITYQHILEALARRENVEMAVQTVICLAAQMGMPQFAMEMAIKAERFPGVNTDQVRMAVLMSGAETMNANVVQKAWDYIRRTRCPPTEPLCVEILNTAARHGLPELARSVLEYLQESSQEIQEHHLAAVIGSYAVAGQIRDAYLALDLFKDHRVKFLPESVSGLVEVIDRSSETLDNAWDVLTQLPRPVNIEAVNTTIEAATNLSDMQRAIGIYKELPDLEVSPDAQTFDILLGGCLSISHAELGERLYQDMLSNQIRPTLQTYSRLILLALTQETYESAFSRLEEIKGRNMIPPQRVYEALVQRCVEEGDPRAELALEDMEICGYRVSTGLRDYLLKSQKKQDTANEAMAWVKSVSS
- a CDS encoding other/SCY1 protein kinase gives rise to the protein MEIQSGHFMTRRKGQDDSSPVSVFAFDASDPQRRDLLPLAKNALRKLRTTRHPDILKFIDVVETDSSIHIVTERVQPLWAALERWSSKPAKSREEWLTWGLHRISVASAFINDACHSSHGMIRVESVFISPSGEWRLGGLDVMSNPTDAAAVLYSMGERSRAYKCPEVHKGGWSSLKELPVSTTDSYSLGILIHTVFNVKDSSHDPLPATANPPHPAPNPSAKGAIPNSIFPHYKKLLNPTPAARLSPSAFLNLGTAPGSFFSENPLFRICEALEGFATIKDSTASFPPEFTQHKILPVLLTSLGHGGTSAGAILPVVLALGKDLPPAEYTATIVGPVVNLFATPDRGTRMALLDGLPEFADKLDKNTVVNKVWPHLQTGFGDTVAVIREATVRSIILISGKLSDRILNNDLLRHLAKAQLDSEPSIRTNTCILIGRLAPSLGPNTKSKVLVPAFSRAIKDGFVHARVAGLMAMMASIDCFSAEDIATKAFRAMDLFVKRVEAHAAQMPETAPEEVQSIIGGLPLGATSGGTPAAGGTSAALVTSAAGAAGALAGWAISSLGRKLAASEAQGSLSNAPSADRPVSAPLEPLGTPIISALPSPAASIPTVPSHGKGMQLGTKTAAKQLLNEDDSWGADAGATDVANAWGDDDLMDVNADADDWGAFEAAAPEPIAPKPVLPASAMPARARAAPTPTRTNTLSPPQTKPRTSSPLASPAVKTTETWGSFEQESPSTPEKVEPAKNMSLAGLSKEKRQRKWQGEGRNENR
- a CDS encoding tranport-associated late exocytosis protein, translated to MPQADFGSYSQDVTFVHNCFRLFSNCASHSGLALLAFALYYIAWKFLFLWVYDQPEPQETGGLYFPLIVSNLFVGLYIEQLCLAGLFFLDARKTSSLVWESSWLSCSLSPLESRSCCAIVRSNHEFPAYVHCNKITARQTTPSSKTSQGPAHAVTSDIEDEEMDLFKRDRLQTLIRRKTRTQGSLLQRQQESPARAGSPIRPSIGNPKTLDAFKYSGLGQVQKSNKSKKSDKDRIQIAPAAPAQKSSIAGNSSSEDDSDLDEFAFDHPNTYKDAPWIWIPQYGVVKELHAAKVEASDEGAEMDEKGVVIVKRNPPEEAWSGGLDI
- a CDS encoding DASH complex subunit Dad2; this translates as MNRMSSLGQPRQSTIASGQGSSVAQQRYIDKKAEDIANRTDLMADGGVAIGSVLSNWPNVWRIIGLAASAGQGSGQDPDAQRPDDAGVETVPRLVRIEVNSSEAEPAPET